Genomic DNA from Triticum dicoccoides isolate Atlit2015 ecotype Zavitan chromosome 4B, WEW_v2.0, whole genome shotgun sequence:
CTGCTCGATTACTCAATGTTTTTTTGATCTGTTTCATTCTTGGGttggatggcatggaggtcatgttATGGAACATCTGTTTGTTCAAGCTTGAGAGTATGAGGGTGTGGTTATATAATCTCTGTCTTAGAGCAATCCAGAGCATGCTGTAGTCTACTTTGTCTGAATCTCTTTCTCTTCTTATTATAGGATGTGAAATACTTATGAAGGTCGCTTTTGAGCCATTCCTATTCTGTCCACTTATGCAGTTCACATTTTTGTCCTGTAAATAATGACCTGAACTCAGTAGTTGCTTTTGCAGGTAGATGTCCACTTGTACTTTGATTGAAGACAACTAACTTTGTTGATCCTGAGGGCAAGAAGTAATGATCCGACCAGGCTCCAAGGAGTCACAAAATTATGATAACAACAGCCAGAAAGTTTATCCTCAACCAATTGATGAAAATATGAATCAGAACATGGACACGATGGACAGTATGATTGGAAGGATATTCAACAACATATCCTCTTTAAAAGCTGCATACATTCAGCTGCAGGAAGCTCACACCCCTTATGACCCGGACAAGATCCAAACTGCTGATAAGCTTGTCATAGATGAGCTCACGAGGCTTTCTGAACTCAAGCATACTTACAGAGAGAGAAATCCTAAGCCAGTAGCAGCATCACCTCAAGATTCACGCTTGCTTTCTGAAATACAGGAACAGCAGAACTTGCTAAAGACATATGAGGTCATGGTGAAGAAGTTCCAGTCACAGATCCAGAATAGAGATACCGAGATTACCCTTCTACAGCAGCAAATCGATGAGGCGAAACATCGGAAatcaaagctggagaagaaattgaaACAAAGGGGCTTACTTAACAAAGAATCTGAGGAATCTGATGAAGAAGAGAACTACTTCTCTATTGAGCTGACGCCAAGTTTATTTACATCTGCTACTGATAATGCATACCAATCAATACATGATTTCTCGAAGCCCTTGATCAACATGATGAAAGCTGCTGGGTGGGATCTCGATGCTGCTGCTAACGCAATTGAACCTGATGTAGTTTACACAAGGAGAGCTCATAAGAAGTATGCATTTGAGTCCTATATTTGCCAAAGAATGTTCAGTGGTTTCCATGAAGAGAGCTTTTCCATCAAGGCTGCTACTGCCAGTGTCTCCAATGAGGCTTTCTTCCACCAGTTCCTTGCAGTACGAGCCATGGATCCTCTTGATGTATTGAGCCAAAACCCAGATTCTGTTTTCGGAAAGTTCTGCAGGAGCAAATACCtgttacttgtgcatccaaaaatggAAGGTTCTTTCTTCGGTAACATGGATCAGAGAAACTACGTCATGAGCGGTGGCCATCCAAGGACAGCTTTCTATCAGGCATTTCTCAAGTTGGCGAAGTCCATATGGTTATTGCATAGGCTGGCATACTCTTTCGATCCAAAGGTCAGGGTCTTCCAAGTGAAAAAGGGAAGCGAGTTCTCGGAGATTCACATGGAAAGCGTAGTCAAGAACATGGTCTTGGATGAAAGTGCCGAGAGGCCTAAAGTAGGTTTAATGGTGATGCCTGGTTTCTTGATTGGGACTAGCGTCATACAGGCCCGAGTGTACCTTTCAGATGTCAAATACGCTGACTGAAAGTGTTGCAGTTGCTTGAGAAGATTCAGGGTGTTTTAGTTCATGTGGGCTCATTTAGTTGCATCTGAAATGGCGGGGGACTTGTGTATGTCTGTTTCGTGTGTGAATGTGTGATGCTACATGAAAAGATGTTATTCAGATGAAATGTGGTAGTCTAGCAGCACGTTTGTGAAAGACCTTCATATGCTTGTCCTTTTAAGACTAGAATGTTTATTCTCTCTGTTCCGTGATATATCGTTGGTTTGATTTGGATGTTGCAGCCTATGTGATGACTACACAACCATGTTGccatacaaagttgagtcacttatattGGGACGGGGGGAGTATGTAAGTATTCGTATTGGTGTCTAATCTGATTTTTGTACTGTAATACTGTATGTGCACTGTAATTTTGTTTGTGTTTTGTACTGGGTAAATTTTGAGGTTTCACagtttttcgcgaatacgcaattTTTTTGTGTATCTTCCCCCCTCTTTTTTTACATCACTGTGTATCTTTCCATTGATAGAAAGAGAGGTTTGAAGGTTTACACATTTGGGATACGTACATATACAAATGGAATAACTGAATCGTTTTAGAGGTACACGGCGAGGTACAGTTTCTCCTCACGCGAGGGTTTTCGCTGCGCCTTATCGGGCCGTCGAGTCTCGCTCAACCTCTTTGTTCTTACAGATCGTTTCCCTCTCGTCCATAGTGGCTGGAACCCTAGCCGTTGCCAGGAGAGGTCAATCTTCTAGCGCCGTCCTCCGCGACTCCCCTCCGCCGTTGACCTCAATCGTCAGTGGTGAGGGGGGGNNNNNNNNNNNNNNNNNNNNNNNNNNNNNNNNNNNNNNNNNNNNNNNNNNNNNNNNNNNNNNNNNNNNNNNNNNNNNNNNNNNNNNNNNNNNNNNNNNNNNNNNNNNNNNNNNNNNNNNNNNNNNNNNNNNNNNNNNNNNNNNNNNNNNNNNNNNNNNNNNNNNNNNNNNNNNNNNNNNNNNNNNNNNNNNNNNNNNNNNNNNNNNNNNNNNNNNNNNNNNNNNNNNNNNNNNNNNNNNNNNNNNNNNNNNNNNNNNNNNNNNNNNNNNNNNNNNNNNNNNNNNNNNNNNNNNNNNNNNNNNNNNNNNNNNNNNNNNNNNNNNNNNNNNNNNNNNNNNNNNNNNNNNNNNNNNNNNNNNNNNNNNNNNNNNNNNNNNNNNNNNNNNNNNNNNNNNNNNNNNNNNGGGTCGTCGGATCAACACGCGTGGGTCAATTTTACTCCCTTGTAGTCTAAGTTTTTAGACTGTTCATCGTCTTGCCATCGGCGGCGATGATGACGAcactgaataaagattcttcggattCTTCTCTGACGAGGCCAtcagtcctatggttggggatgaatTTGGAAACCAGTCTATTCAAGCAAAGATGACATGGCGGCGacgacatcctcgtggtggacctgtgtcctcgggctccgccgttgtcggtgtcaaaaccgacggatctcgggtagggggtcccgaactgtgcgtctaaggttgatgataacaggaggcgggggatatgatgtttacctaggatcgggccctccctatggaggtaataccctacttcctgcttaattgatcttgatgaatatgagtattacaagagttgatctaccacgagatcgtgatggctaaaaccctataagtctagcctgtatgattatgattgcctctacggattaagccctccggtttatatagacaccggaggggactagggttgtacaaagtcggttatagagaaaggaatcttcatatccgggcgccaaacttgtcttccacgcaaaggagagtcccatccaaacacgggaagaagtcttctatcttgtatcttcatagcccatcagtccggcccacgtcacatagttcGGCCGTCcgaagaccccttaatccaggactccctcagtagcccctgaaccaggcttcaatgacgaggtgtccggcgcgcggattgtcttcggtattgcaaggcgggttccttctccgaagactccaaaatagtcttagaatacaagaatcgtgtccggctctgcaaaacaaattccacacagaaccgcagagagtataatatttcacgagtccaatccgttgACAatttttttgtagcgtgacatcacgtcgccgcccggccattattttgaaccgtttttagCATGCCGCTCCATATTTCAAGATGTGGTTTCAttggtacgtcttgtcaaagcagagatcgtgtctccttattgtgggattctcatcaatacgggcgtgggtaacccaaccgttctgttggcattattccttaggaataggcaggttttgaggcctaggagggggcgtttgATACTCATCGCCTTTATAGAGGGCTAAGACGCGTCTTTTCTCTTTTACGCCAAtcctttcctcaacctctcccacctcgagttccagcacccaagaTTCAATTTAATCGCTTCGCGCttcccagtcatgtccggacccagccctcaaggccggtgggtggcttcctctgtcatagaggaggatattgcgaagctctgggcggcaagatacctgaccgcggaaatcccccacaggcttcctgctcaagggcaggttattcctactcccagatctggcgagagggtcgtattcatctcccacttcctccgagggctagggttcgctcttcatcccttcattcgagggatcatgttctatttgagggaaatatgccctagaggcaataataaagttattatttatttccttatttcatgataaatgtttattattcatgctagaattgtattaaacggaaacataatacatgtatgaatacgtagacaaacatagtgtcactagtatgcctctacttgactagctcgttgatcaaagatggttatgtttcctgaccataaacatgagttgttatttgattaacgggatcacatcattaggagaatgatgtgattgacttgacccattccgttagcttagcacttgatcatttagtatgttgctattgctttcttcttcatgacttatacatgttcctgcaactatgagattatgcaactcccgtttaccggaggaacactttgtgtgttaccaaacatcacaacataactaggtgattataaaggagctatatatgtgtctccaaaggtacatgttgagttggcgtatttcgagattaggttttgtcactccgattgtcggagaggtatctctgggccgtctcggtaatgcacatcactataagccttgcaagcaatgtagctaatgagttagttacggaatgatgcattacataacgagtaaagagacttgccggtaacgagattgaactaggtattgagataccaatgatcgaatctcaggcaagtaacataccgatgacaaagggaacaacgtatgttgttatgcggtttgaccgataaagatcttcatagaatatgtaggagccaatatgagcatccaggttccgctattggttattgaccggagatgtgtctcggtcatgtctacatagttctcgaacccgtagggttcgcacgcttaaagtttcgatgacggttatattatgagtttatgatttttgatgtaccgaaggttgttcggagtctcggatgtgatcacggacatgacgaggagtctcgaaatggtcgagacatgacgattgatatattggaagcctatatttggatatcggaagtgctccgggtgaaatcgggattttactggagtaccgaggggttaccggaaccccccgggggcttaatgggccatagtgggccttagtgaagAAGAGGAGAgaaggccagggcagggccgcgcgcccctcccccctagtccgaataggacaaggagagggggcggcgcccctcctttccttcctctctctccctcctctttccccccttctcctaatccaacaaggaagggagggagtcctactcccggtgggagtaggactcctcctggcgcgcctcctcctggccggcctcaCCTTCCCCCCTTGAtcccttatatacgggggcaggggggaccctagacacaacaacaacagatcattgatctcttagccttgtgcggtgcccccctccaccatagtcctcctcgataatattgtagtggtgcttaggcgaagccctgcaacggtagaacatcatcattgtcaccacgccgtcgtgctgacggaactctccctcgacactcggctggattggagttcgagggacgtcatcgagctgaacgtgtgctagaacttggaggtgccgtgctttcggtgcttgatcggtcgggccgtgaagacgtatgactacatcaaccgtgttgttctaacgcttccgctttcggtctacgagggtacgtggacaacactctcccctctcgttgctatgcatcaccatgatcttgtgtgtgcgtagtaatttttttgaaattactacgttccccaacagtggcatccgagcctggttttatgcgtagatgttatatgcacgagtagaacacaagtgagttgtgggcgatacaagtcatactgcttaccagcatgtcatactttggttcggcggtattgttggatgaagcggtctggACCGACATtaagcgtacgcttacgcgagactggttctactgacgtgctttgcacataggtggctcgcgggtgtcagtttctccaactttagttgaaccgagtgtggctacgcccggtcctttaaaacagcactaacttgacgaactatcgttgtggttttgatgcgtaggtaagaacggttcttgctcaggccgtagcagccacgtaaaacttgcaacaacaaagtagaggacgtctaacttgtttttgcagggcatgttgtgatatgatatggtcaagacgtgattagatataagttgttgtatgagatgatcatgttttgttgaagttatcggcaactggcagtagccttatggttgtatctttattgcataagatgcaagcgccaaataattgctttactttatcgctatgcgatagcaatagttgcaagagcaatagttggcgagacgaccatgtgacgacacattgatatagatcaagatgatggagatcatgatgtcatgctggtgatgatggagatcatgatgatgctttgaagatggagatcaaaggcacaagatgatgatggccatatcatgtcacatattttgattgcatatgatgtttatcttttatacatcttattttgcttagttcggcggtagcttcataagatgacctctcactaaatttcaaggtataagtgttctccctgagtatgcactgttgcgaaagttcttcgtgctgagacaccacgtgatgatcgggtgtgataggctctacattcaaatacaacgggtgcaaaacagttgcacacgcggaatactcgggttaaacttgacgagcctagcatatacagatatggcctcggaacactagagaccgaaaggtcgagcgtgaatcatatagtagatatgatcaacatagtgatgttcaccattgaaaactactccatctcaagtgatgatcggacatggtttagttgatttggatcacgtgatcacttagatgattagagggatgtctatctaagtgggatttcttaagtaatatgattaattaactttaatttatcatgaacttagtcctgatagtattttgcaaataatgttgtagatcaatagctcgcgttgttgcttccctatgtttttattttgatatgttcctagagaaaaactatgttgaaagatgttagtagcaatgatgcggattggatccgtgatttgaggattatcctcattgctgcacagaaaaattatgtccttgatacaccgctaggtgacaaacctattgcaggagcagatgcagacgttatgaacgtttggctagctcaatgtgatgactacttgatagtttagtgcaccatgcttaacatcttagaatcgggacttcaaagacattttgaacatcatggaccatatgagatgttccaggagttgaagttaatatttcaagcaaatacccgagttgagagatatgaagtctccaacaagttctatagctaaaagatggaggagaattgctcaactagtgagcatgtgctcagattgtctgggtactacaatcacttgaatcaagtgggagttaatcttccagataagattgtgattgatagagttctctagtcaccatcaccaagttagtagaacttcgtgatgaactatagtatgcaagggatgacgaaaacgattctcgagctcttcgtgatggtgaaattaacgaaggtagaaatcaagaaagaacatcaagtgttgatgattgacaagaccactagtttcaagaaaagggcaaagggaaagaaagggaacttcaagtagaatgacaagcaagttgtcactccagcGAGGAAACCCAAAAActagaccaaagcctaaaactgagtgcttctactgcaaaggaaatggtcacttgaagcggaaataccctgaatatttggtggataagaaggatggcaaagtgaacaagggtatatttgatatacatgttactgatgtgtaccttactagtgtttatagtagcccctgggtatttgatacttgttcggttgctaaaaattagtaactcaaaataggagttacagaataaacatagactagttgaaggtgaagtgacgatgtgtgttggaactgattccaagattgatatgatcatcatcgtgcactCCCTATatatatacttttgggattagtgttaaacctaaataaatgttatttggcatttgcgttgagcatgaatatgatttgatcatgtttattgcaatacaattattcatttaaagtcagagaataattgttgttctgtttacatgaataaaaccttcgatggtcatacacccaatgaaaataatttgttggatctcgatcgtagtgatagacatattcataatattgatgccaaaagatgcaaagttgataatgttagtgcaacttatttgtggcactgccgtttgagtcatatcggtgtaaagcgcatgaagaaactccataaagatggatttttggaatcacatggttatgaatcatttgatgctcgcgaacagtgccttatgggcaagatgactaaaactccattctccggaacaatggaacgagctactaacttattggaaataatacataccgatgtatgcgatccaatgagtgttgatgctcgtggcgagtatcgttattttctgatcttcatagatgatttgagcagatatgggtatatctacttaatgaaacacaagtctgaaacatttgaaaagttcaaagaatttcagagtgaagtggagaatcatcgtaacaagaaaataaagtttctacgatctgatcgtggaggagaatatttgagttacgagtttggccttcatataaaacaatgtggaatagtttcacagttcatgccacctggaacaccacatcattatggtgtgtccgaacgtcgtaactacactttattggatattgtgcaatctatgatgtttcttattggtttaccactatcttttggggttatgccttagagacagttgcattcacttttaaaaaagggcaccatcaaaatccgtgtagacgacgccttatgaactgtggtttggcaagaaaccaaagttgttgtttcttaaagtttggggtgcgatgcttatgtgaaaaagcttcaacctgataagctcgaacccaaataggagaagtgcgtcttcatagaatacccaaaggaaactgttgggtacaccttctatcacagattcgaagacaagatatttgttgctaagaatggatcctttctagagaaggaatttatctcgaaagaagtgagtgggaggaaagtagagcttgataaggtaattgtaccttctcccggattggaaagtagttcatcacagaaatcagttctagtgattcctacaccaattagtgaggaagctaatgatgatgatcatgaaacttcagattaagttactacagaacctcgtaggtcttccaaagtatagtccgcaccagagtgtgcggtaatcctgttctggaagtcatgttactagaccataatgaacctatgaactatgaggaagtgatgatgagcccagattccgcgaaatggcttgaggccatgaaatctgagataggatccatgtatgagaagaaagtgtggactttagtggagttgcccgatgatcggcaagccatattgtataaatgg
This window encodes:
- the LOC119295634 gene encoding protein GRAVITROPIC IN THE LIGHT 1-like codes for the protein MIRPGSKESQNYDNNSQKVYPQPIDENMNQNMDTMDSMIGRIFNNISSLKAAYIQLQEAHTPYDPDKIQTADKLVIDELTRLSELKHTYRERNPKPVAASPQDSRLLSEIQEQQNLLKTYEVMVKKFQSQIQNRDTEITLLQQQIDEAKHRKSKLEKKLKQRGLLNKESEESDEEENYFSIELTPSLFTSATDNAYQSIHDFSKPLINMMKAAGWDLDAAANAIEPDVVYTRRAHKKYAFESYICQRMFSGFHEESFSIKAATASVSNEAFFHQFLAVRAMDPLDVLSQNPDSVFGKFCRSKYLLLVHPKMEGSFFGNMDQRNYVMSGGHPRTAFYQAFLKLAKSIWLLHRLAYSFDPKVRVFQVKKGSEFSEIHMESVVKNMVLDESAERPKVGLMVMPGFLIGTSVIQARVYLSDVKYAD